Within the Pseudomonas mendocina genome, the region CGTCGCGGAACAGGCGTAGCCAGACCTGGCCGAGTCGATGTTTCTGCGCGCTGTAGCGTAAGCCGTTCTGCACCAGGTTGGTCAGCACCTGGGTCAACTGGTGCGGGTCCATGCGTGTTTGCAGGCTGCCGCCCTGGGTTTCCAGGTGGATCTGCCGGTCGCTTGGGGCCGAGCTGCGAAACTCGCTGGCGAAGCGGTGCAGCCAGTATTTGAGATCCAGCAGCTGTGGCTCGGCCTGGCGCCGGCGCGACAGCTGTAGCACGTTCTCGATCACCAGATTCATGCGCTTGGAGTGATCCTGAATGATTTGCGCCAGGCGCTGATCCGGGCCTTGCAGGTCTTCGGACTCCTGCAACAACTGCGCGGCGTGGCTGATGGCGCCGAGCGGGTTGCGAATCTCGTGGGCGATACCGGCGGTCAAGCGGCCGAGCGAGGCCAGTTTGAGCTGTTGCGCCTGCTGGGCAATCTGCGAAATGTCGTCGAGAAACACCAGGATGTGCTGCTGCTCGCCGCGTTGCAGGGAAATGAAACTGGGCTGCAGGACCGGGCCATCGACTTGCGCCTGAAGGCTGTCCGGGCGCAGTGTCGGGTTGTGCAGCCACTGTTGCAGCCGTTTGACCAGTTCCGGGCAGTGCGGGTCGATGATCTTGCCGGTCAGCTCCCCGCGGCCCAGCAGTTGCGTAGCGCCCTGGTTGGCCAGGAGCACGCGATGCTGGGTATCGAGCACCAGGATACCGGTGCGCATGCGCTGCAATATCTGCTCGTTGAGCTCCTCCAGGTTGGCGACATCGGCCGCGCGTTGCTCGGCCAGGCTTTCGCTGACCTGCAGGCGGCGAGTGATGCCCTGGATAAACAGTGCGCCGGCGAAACACAGCGCGCCAAGTGCGCCGGCCTGCACGTACTGGGCGGCAGCGGCGGGGCGGCTGAGGCTGAGATAGAAGGTCAGGTAAATAAGTGCGATGGCAGCGATGGCGGCGATCAGCAGGCCGATGCGGCCGCGCAGCAGAATATTGGCGATGGCCACCGCTACCACCAGCAGGTTGCCGATGCCGCTGGGCGTGCCGCCAGCGGCATAGAACAGCGCGGACAGGAAAATCACGTCCACCAGCGCCAGGCTGAACAGCTGCATCAGGTGCTTGGGCTTTTGCACCAGCACGGCGATGAGGATGTTGAGGATCAGATAGGCCCAGCTGCCTGTCCGAAACAGCTCGATATGCACCACATCCAGAAACTGTTCATCGAGGTTGCTGGATATCAGCAGGATCAGGGCCAGGCCGATGCTCAGGCGATAGAAGTGATAAAGCCTGAGGATGCGTCGCCCCTGCGTACCGCCTTGCAAGCTGAGATCAGCGGTCACCGGCGTGCGGGCCTTGTTCGAGATGGGCTCGGCTGCAGTACCACTGCTTATCCTGGCTCAGGGCCTGCGGTTTGGGAACGTGCACGCCGCAGTGTGCGCAGCGCACCATCGGGGCGGCAGCTGCCTCCGTGGGGCGAGTGCTTTTAGGTTTACTCATATAGCGGCGCCAGATCCAGACCGCTGCGAAAATGACGGCGATCCAGAACAGCAGGCGAAAAAGACCCATATCGTGCTCTTTTGTTCGTTCAAAGGCCGCAGTTTAGCCAAGCCGAGCGCTTCGGCACAGTATCCGCATGGCAGCCTGTGAGCTGTTTCCGAGCGTGGCCTGTGGGCCGATGTGGCAGTCATGCAGGAAATCGGAGGCAGAAGCGTCAGGCAATAAAAAGGGAGGCCGTGGCCTCCCTTCTCGGTAATACTGCGATCAGTCGAACAGACCGAAGGTCAGGTAACTCCAGATCGAACGCTTCTTGGCCGTTTCGCCGGTCTTGGCGTCCTGCTGGAGTTCGGCCGGGATCTGTTGTTCGGCGTCTTCGTACTGGCGGATCACATCCTGGCTGGCACGGGTTTCGCCCGGCGGCAGCGGTGTGTCGGTTTCGATCAGGCCCAGGGTGGCCTTGGCTAGCCAGGAGCGGTTGTCGGCTTCTTCTTCACGTGGGACGAATTCGCCGCTTTCCAGCGTCGGGTGGTCAGGGTAGTTGAGCTTGAGGGTTTCCAGGCTGGTGGCTGCCAGATCGTCCAGCGACAGGCGCTGGTAGGCCTCGGTCATAATCGCCAGGCCGTCACCGACCGACGGGGTTTCCTGGAAGTTCTCCACTACATAGCGGCCACGGTTGGCGGCGGCGACGTAAGCCTGGCGGGTGAGGTAATAGTGGCCAACGTGGATTTCGTAGGCAGCCAACAGGTTGCGCAGGTAGATCATGCGCTGCTTGGCGTCCGGCGCGTAGCGGCTGGTCGGGTAGCGGCTGGTGAGCTGGGCGAACTCGTTGTAGGAGTCGCGCGCGGCGCCCGGGTCACGCTTGGTCATGTCCAGCGGCAGGAAGCGCGCCAGCAGGCCTCGATCCTGATCGAACGAGGCCAGGCCCTTGAGGTAGTAGGCGTAGTCGACGTTGGCATGCTGCGGATGCAGGCGAATGAAACGCTCGGCTGAGGACTTGGCAGCTTCCGGCTCGGCGTTCTTGTAGTAGGCGTAGATCAGCTCCAGTTGAGCCTGCTCGGCGTAGCGGCCAAACGGATAGCGAGACTCCAGCGCCTTCAGTTTGGCGATAGCCTGGGTGTAGCTGCGGTTGTCCAGGTCGGCCTGGGCCTGCTGGTACAGCTCCACCTCGCTGAGGTTTTCATCGACCTCCGGCTGCTTGGAAGAGCAGGCGGCGGTAAGGGCGAGGATGGCGATCAGCAGCAGGTGTTTCACTTGCATGGCGGCTTGCGTCCCTGTGACGGCCGCGCGGCCGTCCTGTTATGATGAGCGCCCCCGGAAACCCCTGGGGCAAAGACGCCGTATTTAACCACAAGCCTGTCGCCGAAACCAAAGGCCAGGCTCCCGCCGTTGCCGAAGATGACTTCTATAAACAAGCAGCTGATTCAACTCCAGGCCATCGTCCCCTTTGAACAGGGCGGTCAACGCCTCGACCAGGTGGCTGCGCAGCTGTTTGGCGAGTACTCCCGTTCGCGCCTTTCCACCTGGATCAAGGAAGGTCGTTTGACTGTCGATGGCGCAGTGGCGCGCCCGCGTGACACTGTGCATGCCGGCTCGACGCTGGTGCTCGATGCCGAGCAAGAAGCTCAGGGAGAATGGATCGCGCAGGACATCGAGTTGAACATCGTCTATGAGGACGAGCACCTGCTGGTGATCGACAAACCCGCAGGCCTAGTGGTGCACCCGGCGGCTGGACATGCCGACGGCACCCTGCTCAACGCCTTGCTGCACCACGTGCCGGACATCATCAACGTACCGCGTGCCGGCATCGTCCATCGCCTGGACAAGGACACCACGGGCCTGATGGTGGTGGCCAAGACCCTGCAGGCGCAGACCAATCTGGTCGAGCAGTTGCAGAAGCGTAGCGTCAGCCGCATCTATGAATGCATTTGCATCGGCGTGATCACTGCTGGCGGCACCATCGATGCGCCGATTGGCCGCAGTTCCAGCCAGCGCCAGCGCATGGCGGTGACCGACGGCGGCAAGCCGGCGATCAGTCACTACCGTGTGCTCGAGCGCTACCGTTCACACACCCATGTGCGGGTCAAGCTGGAAACCGGACGCACCCACCAGATTCGCGTGCATATGACCCACGTTGGTTATCCGCTAGTGGGCGATCCGGTCTATGCTGGGCGTTTCCGCATTCCGCCAGCGGCGAGCCCGACCCTGGTGCAGAGCCTCAAGGAGTTTCCGCGTCAGGCGTTGCATGCGCGTTTCCTCGAACTGGATCACCCGGCCACCGGCCAGCGCATGAAGTGGGAGTCGCCGCTGCCGGACGATCTGGTCTGGCTGCTGACCCTGCTGCGTCAGGATCGCGAGGCGTTCGTCGGGTGAGTGCCCACGACTGGCTGACGCCCGACTGGCCCGCGCCGGCCCATGTGCGTGCTTGCGTCACCACGCGCAGCGGCGGTGTCAGCGTTGCACCGTTCGAGACGTTCAACCTCGGTGATCATGTCGAGGACGACCCAGCGGCGGTTGCGAGCAACCGTCAGCATCTGGTCGATGCCTTGGGTTGCCAGCCAGCTTGGCTGCGCCAAGTGCATGGCATTGTTGTGGCCGAAGCCGATCCGGCGACGGTCATCGAAGCCGATGGCAACTGGACTGCTACGCCGAGTATCGCCTGCACGGCGATGACCGCCGATTGCCTGCCAGCGTTGTTCTGCGACCGCGCCGGTACCCGCGTGGCAGCGGCCCATGCAGGTTGGCGTGGGCTGGCCGGTGGTGTGCTTGAGGCGACCGTCAAGGCGTTGAGCGTTGCACCGCAAGAGCTGCTGGTCTGGCTCGGCCCGGCCATCGGCCCGGCGGCTTTCGAAGTGGGTAGCGAGGTGCGCGAGGCCTTCGTGCGGCAGCATGCCGAGGCTGCTGCTGCGTTCGTGCCCAGTGCCAATGCTGGCAAGTTCATGGCCGATATCTACCAGTTGGCGCGCATTCGCCTGGCTGCCATCGGCGTGACCGCTGTCAGCGGTGGCGGACTGTGTACCTACAACGACCCGCGTTTCTACTCCTATCGCCGCAGTGCCCGCACCGGGCGTTTCGCTTCGCTGATCTGGCTGCAGGGCTGAGCTTGAAGTAGGGCGGGTGAAACCCGCCCTACGTTTTCTAGTCCTCAATCACCAATATCAATAGTGCTGTGCCGGGCGAGACGACCGGTCATATGCTCGGCGCCATGAACAGCATTCGACTCGACAAGCGCGACCTGATCCTGAGCAAGGGCTCGGCGGTGATGACGCGTCGCGGTTATCACGGCACCGGCGTACTGGAAATCGTCCAGGCAGCCGGGATTCCCAAGGGCAGCTTCTATCACTACTTCGCCAGCAAGGAAGATTTCGCCCTGCAGGCGCTGGCCTTCATCTATCGGCCGCGCCTGGCGCGCTATGCCCAGGCGCTGAGCGATCCGGCGCTGAGCCCGCGTGCACGCATCCTTGCTTACTACCGCGACCTGCTGGCGCACTTCGCTCGGCAGGAGACGCCGCAGTACCACTGCTTCATCGGCAGCCTGAGTTTCGAGATGAGCGAGATGCTGCCGGCGATCGGCGCCGAGGTCGCGGCGATTCAGCAGGCATCTGTGGACATCCTGCGCGACTGCCTAGAGCAGGCGCAGGCCGCCGGTGAACTGCCGGCCGATGAGGACTGCGGCAACCTTGCCACCTTTATCAGCGACGCCTGGCAGGGCGTGTTGGCTCGCCTCAAGGTGGGCCGCAACCTGCAGCCGCTGGAAGCTTTCGTCACCCGCCTGGAGCGTTTGCTGCAGGCCTGATTAACCGTTCTATCCTAGAGGAAAGATCATGAGCGCTCCCGTTCAAGCCCTGTTCGCCCCGTTCCGCCTCGGTAACCTGGAACTGCCGACCCGTGTGGTCATGGCGCCGATGACCCGTTCCTTCTCGCCCGGTGGTGTGCCCAACGCCAAGGTCGTCGAGTACTACCGTCGCCGCGCGGCTGCGGGCGTGGGCCTGATCGTCACCGAGGGCACCACGGTCGGGCACAAGGCCGCCAATGGCTATCCGAACGTGCCGCGCTTCTACGGCGAAGACGCCCTGGCTGGTTGGAAGCAGGTGGTCGATGCCGTGCACGCCGAAGGCGGCAAGATCGTCCCGCAGCTCTGGCATGTGGGTAACGTGCGCAAGCTGGGCACCGAGCCGGATGCCAGCGTGCCCGGCTATGGCCCGATGGAAAAGGTCAAAGATGGCCAGGTGGTTGTGCATGGCATGACCCAGGCCGATATCGATGAGGTGATCGCGGCCTTCGCCCAGGCCGCGCGCGATGCCAAGGTCATCGGCATGGACGGTGTGGAGATCCACGGCGCCCACGGCTACCTGATCGACCAGTTCTTCTGGGAAGGCAGCAATCAGCGCACCGACGGCTACGGTGGTGACCTGGCGGCGCGTTCGCGTTTCGCCATCGAGCTGATCCAGGCCGTGCGTGCCGCGGTCGGCCCGGATTTTCCGATCATCCTGCGTTACTCGCAGTGGAAACAGCAGGACTACACCGCTCGCCTGGTGCAGACCCCGGAGCAACTGGAGGCCTTCCTCAAGCCGTTGTCCGATGCCGGCGTGGACATCTTCCATTGCTCGACCCGCCGCTTCTGGGAGCCAGAGTTCGAAGGCAGTGACCTCAACCTGGCCGGCTGGACGCGCAAGCTCACCGGCAAGCCGACCATCACCGTTGGCAGCGTCGGCCTGGATGGCGAGTTCCTGCAGTTCATGGTCAAGACCGACAAGGTGGCCGAGCCGGCCAGCCTGGAGAATCTGCTCGAGCGCCTGAACAAGGAGGAGTTCGATCTGGTCGCCGTAGGCCGTGCGCTGCTGGTCGACCCGGATTGGGCGCTGAAGGTGCGTGAAGGCCGCGAGCAGGACATCCTGCCGTTCAGCCGCGAGGCGCTGACTTCTCTGGTCTGAATCCGTTGCTGCTGGGCGTCGCGATCCGATGCCCCGTTTTTTAGCCCCGGCACATCGGGGCTTTTTTATGTTCTTCGCGGACAAGTCCACTCCCCCAAAAGCCTGTTCCCACCAGGGTTGTCAGTTCCGCGCAACAGGCTTTTAGCTGCATTGTGGGAGCGTTCTTGACCGCGAATGCGTTGGCAACGCGAGTCAGTCGGCACGGCCAGGTTCAGGGCTTGCTGCGCATTGCTGCTGCATCGCCGATCACAACTGGCCCTGCACGTTGCGGCGCGGGCTGAATCACGCTGCGCAGGTGCTGCTCGAACTGCGCGACGATGCCGTCCCAGCTCAGGTGGCTGGCGTGGCGACGGGCATTGAGGCGAATGTGCCGCAGTACTTCCGCGTCCCCCAGTAATTCACAGGCGGCTTCGCAGAAACCGGCGTCGTCGCCGGGGCGGGCGAGCAGGCCGTTATGGCCGTGATGGATATGCTGGGCAGCTGCAGCCTGGTCGAAGGCCACCACGCCAAGACTCGACGCCAGCGCTTCCAGCACCACGTTGCCGAAGGTTTCCGACAGGCTGGGAAACAGGAACAGATCACCCGAGGCGTAGTGCCGGGCCAAATCTTCCCCGCGTTGCA harbors:
- a CDS encoding sensor histidine kinase, which encodes MTADLSLQGGTQGRRILRLYHFYRLSIGLALILLISSNLDEQFLDVVHIELFRTGSWAYLILNILIAVLVQKPKHLMQLFSLALVDVIFLSALFYAAGGTPSGIGNLLVVAVAIANILLRGRIGLLIAAIAAIALIYLTFYLSLSRPAAAAQYVQAGALGALCFAGALFIQGITRRLQVSESLAEQRAADVANLEELNEQILQRMRTGILVLDTQHRVLLANQGATQLLGRGELTGKIIDPHCPELVKRLQQWLHNPTLRPDSLQAQVDGPVLQPSFISLQRGEQQHILVFLDDISQIAQQAQQLKLASLGRLTAGIAHEIRNPLGAISHAAQLLQESEDLQGPDQRLAQIIQDHSKRMNLVIENVLQLSRRRQAEPQLLDLKYWLHRFASEFRSSAPSDRQIHLETQGGSLQTRMDPHQLTQVLTNLVQNGLRYSAQKHRLGQVWLRLFRDESSDLPVLEILDDGPGVPPEQEQHIFEPFYTTENKGTGLGLYISRELCQGNQARLDYKPREGGGSCFRITFAHPRKLS
- a CDS encoding PP0621 family protein → MGLFRLLFWIAVIFAAVWIWRRYMSKPKSTRPTEAAAAPMVRCAHCGVHVPKPQALSQDKQWYCSRAHLEQGPHAGDR
- a CDS encoding outer membrane protein assembly factor BamD, which codes for MQVKHLLLIAILALTAACSSKQPEVDENLSEVELYQQAQADLDNRSYTQAIAKLKALESRYPFGRYAEQAQLELIYAYYKNAEPEAAKSSAERFIRLHPQHANVDYAYYLKGLASFDQDRGLLARFLPLDMTKRDPGAARDSYNEFAQLTSRYPTSRYAPDAKQRMIYLRNLLAAYEIHVGHYYLTRQAYVAAANRGRYVVENFQETPSVGDGLAIMTEAYQRLSLDDLAATSLETLKLNYPDHPTLESGEFVPREEEADNRSWLAKATLGLIETDTPLPPGETRASQDVIRQYEDAEQQIPAELQQDAKTGETAKKRSIWSYLTFGLFD
- the rluD gene encoding 23S rRNA pseudouridine(1911/1915/1917) synthase RluD; translation: MTSINKQLIQLQAIVPFEQGGQRLDQVAAQLFGEYSRSRLSTWIKEGRLTVDGAVARPRDTVHAGSTLVLDAEQEAQGEWIAQDIELNIVYEDEHLLVIDKPAGLVVHPAAGHADGTLLNALLHHVPDIINVPRAGIVHRLDKDTTGLMVVAKTLQAQTNLVEQLQKRSVSRIYECICIGVITAGGTIDAPIGRSSSQRQRMAVTDGGKPAISHYRVLERYRSHTHVRVKLETGRTHQIRVHMTHVGYPLVGDPVYAGRFRIPPAASPTLVQSLKEFPRQALHARFLELDHPATGQRMKWESPLPDDLVWLLTLLRQDREAFVG
- the pgeF gene encoding peptidoglycan editing factor PgeF — its product is MSAHDWLTPDWPAPAHVRACVTTRSGGVSVAPFETFNLGDHVEDDPAAVASNRQHLVDALGCQPAWLRQVHGIVVAEADPATVIEADGNWTATPSIACTAMTADCLPALFCDRAGTRVAAAHAGWRGLAGGVLEATVKALSVAPQELLVWLGPAIGPAAFEVGSEVREAFVRQHAEAAAAFVPSANAGKFMADIYQLARIRLAAIGVTAVSGGGLCTYNDPRFYSYRRSARTGRFASLIWLQG
- a CDS encoding TetR/AcrR family transcriptional regulator, translated to MNSIRLDKRDLILSKGSAVMTRRGYHGTGVLEIVQAAGIPKGSFYHYFASKEDFALQALAFIYRPRLARYAQALSDPALSPRARILAYYRDLLAHFARQETPQYHCFIGSLSFEMSEMLPAIGAEVAAIQQASVDILRDCLEQAQAAGELPADEDCGNLATFISDAWQGVLARLKVGRNLQPLEAFVTRLERLLQA
- a CDS encoding NADH:flavin oxidoreductase: MSAPVQALFAPFRLGNLELPTRVVMAPMTRSFSPGGVPNAKVVEYYRRRAAAGVGLIVTEGTTVGHKAANGYPNVPRFYGEDALAGWKQVVDAVHAEGGKIVPQLWHVGNVRKLGTEPDASVPGYGPMEKVKDGQVVVHGMTQADIDEVIAAFAQAARDAKVIGMDGVEIHGAHGYLIDQFFWEGSNQRTDGYGGDLAARSRFAIELIQAVRAAVGPDFPIILRYSQWKQQDYTARLVQTPEQLEAFLKPLSDAGVDIFHCSTRRFWEPEFEGSDLNLAGWTRKLTGKPTITVGSVGLDGEFLQFMVKTDKVAEPASLENLLERLNKEEFDLVAVGRALLVDPDWALKVREGREQDILPFSREALTSLV